The following proteins come from a genomic window of Triticum aestivum cultivar Chinese Spring chromosome 6A, IWGSC CS RefSeq v2.1, whole genome shotgun sequence:
- the LOC123128776 gene encoding two-component response regulator ORR23, with protein MRTDVRRGAAATGRDQFPVGMRVLAVDDDPVCLKVLETLLRRCQYHVTATNQAVIALRMLRENRDMFDLVISDVHMPDMDGFKLLELVGLEMDLPVIMLSVNGETKTVMKGITHGACDYLLKPVRIEELRNIWQHVVRRKFSTRDSVNLDTYEECNKPPSADSDYVFGQVTCGSPDQSGRPSKKRKEYHSEEEDEDEDSSGQDNDDPSAPKRPRVVWSVELHRKFVAALNHLGIDKAVPKRILELMNVEKLTRENVASHLQKYRLYLRRLSAVASQQAGIVAALGGRDPFLRMDAFEGLQGYQAFTSPAALSTFSAHGLLNSPRNNQTAVVIQGVATSRSIPTGSSSCTTNPLIGDAAKYHLSLPGNQHGNLGQGLATSLGQAQLQQKWMNEGSGDLSTILSGNSRANGMPRMLPSVTSSPLLPPDLVECTQAKVAIQPSVRAPSASVELLEGAIGASSGPLESRVSQQSALPSSGFSANMLPVHGSFSNNGASFSSNGATRLGDAFSASFRPTNDLTVARGTKVGAGSFGGTIHLSPDTEQKYVSFGSSDSLLDPKLVWSSSQLPSNIGAHYHSMSQRSNNCSIDSSHGGRMFGQTSASASTAAPQTKFDILFSGDTSMARNASESGAQRLQSELSSSTCSFDGLLNSMIKVEKDDAAFGGDDLGCDFYSLGACI; from the exons ATGAGGACGGACGTGAGgaggggcgcggcggcgacggggagGGACCAGTTCCCCGTCGGCATGCGGGTCCTCGCCGTGGACGACGACCCGGTGTGCCTCAAGGTGCTCGAGACCCTCCTGCGGCGCTGCCAGTATCACG TGACGGCGACGAATCAGGCTGTTATCGCGCTGAGGATGCTGCGGGAAAACAGGGACATGTTTGATCTGGTTATCAGTGATGTGCACATGCCAGACATGGATGGCTTTAAGCTTCTTGAGCTTGTGGGGCTTGAAATGGACCTCCCTGTTATCA TGTTATCTGTGAATGGAGAGACAAAAACTGTAATGAAGGGGATAACCCATGGTGCCTGCGACTATCTCCTAAAACCTGTTCGCATTGAAGAGCTTAGGAACATCTGGCAGCATGTTGTTAGGAGGAAATTCAGTACTCGTGACTCTGTTAATCTTGATACCTATGAAGAGTGCAATAAGCCACCAAGTGCGGACTCTGACTATGTGTTCGGCCAAGTTACATGTGGGTCACCCGACCAAAGTGGGAGgcccagcaagaagaggaaggaataccatagtgaggaggaagatgaagacgaggATAGCAGTGGCCAAGACAATGATGACCCTTCGGCCCCAAAGAGGCCAAGAGTTGTTTGGTCAGTTGAACTGCATAGAAAATTTGTTGCTGCACTCAACCATCTTGGAATTGACA AAGCTGTGCCAAAAAGGATACTCGAGCTTATGAATGTTGAGAAACTCACTAGGGAAAATGTTGCAAGTCACCTACAG AAATATAGGCTTTATCTCCGACGGTTAAGTGCTGTGGCATCACAACAAGCTGGCATCGTTGCTGCCTTGGGAGGCAGAGACCCCTTTCTGCGCATGGATGCATTCGAAGGACTCCAGGGTTATCAAGCTTTCACCTCTCCCGCAGCGCTATCGACTTTCAGTGCACATGGATTGCTAAATAGTCCTAGAAACAACCAGACAGCGGTTGTGATTCAGGGGGTGGCCACTTCCAGGTCAATTCCGACTGGAAGTAGCAGTTGCACAACAAATCCTTTGATTGGTGATGCAGCTAAGTATCATCTTAGCCTACCAGGAAACCAGCATGGGAACTTGGGACAAGGTTTGGCGACATCTCTTGGGCAAGCCCAATTACAACAGAAGTGGATGAATGAGGGCAGCGGTGATCTGTCCACCATCCTTTCTGGGAATAGCCGGGCTAATGGCATGCCTCGCATGCTCCCAAGTGTCACAAGCAGTCCATTACTGCCTCCAGATCTTGTGGAGTGCACACAGGCCAAAGTAGCCATCCAGCCATCAGTTCGAGCTCCCTCTGCAAGTGTAGAACTTCTCGAAGGTGCCATTGGAGCCTCTTCTGGTCCATTGGAGTCTCGTGTATCCCAGCAGAGCGCTCTTCCTTCATCTGGATTTTCTGCAAACATGTTGCCTGTGCATGGTTCATTCAGCAATAATGGTGCTTCATTCAGCAGCAATGGTGCAACCAGATTGGGTGATGCATTCTCAGCAAGTTTTCGTCCAACAAATGACCTCACGGTCGCAAGAGGTACCAAAGTGGGAGCTGGCTCCTTTGGTGGCACGATACATTTGTCTCCAGATACCGAGCAGAAGTACGTGAGCTTTGGAAGTTCAGATAGTCTACTTGATCCGAAGCTTGTATGGAGTTCCTCTCAGCTGCCAAGCAATATTGGTGCTCATTATCATTCCATGAGCCAAAGGTCGAATAATTGCAGCATTGACAGCAGCCATGGTGGCAGAATGTTTGGACAGACAAGCGCGAGCGCCTCGACAGCTGCTCCACAAACTAAGTTTGACATCCTCTTCTCAGGAGACACATCGATGGCAAGGAATGCGTCTGAATCAGGCGCtcaaaggctgcagagcgagctcaGCTCCAGCACCTGCAGCTTCGACGGTCTTCTCAATTCCATGATCAAAGTG GAGAAGGACGACGCTGCCTTCGGCGGCGACGATCTGGGGTGCGACTTCTACTCGCTCGGGGCTTGCATATGA